A window of Blastomonas sp. SL216 contains these coding sequences:
- a CDS encoding FliA/WhiG family RNA polymerase sigma factor: MQHLPIETITYGRKPAAVPPGKLIEAHLPLVRKLAWHVRGMAPGVIEIEDLVQIGMVALVEAANNYEDRGHGFATYASMRIRGALIDHLRANSNMCRSAMDFRKQLRRVQEKLVRELGRNPTEQEVAAALGMDAAEFRMRSDAAQDVKFESMDEVYSEHSMWFADSEDSAETRMEADNLKKLLNASIGTLKEREQLILQLHYIEEMNLDEIGLVLGITAARVCQIKKSALETLRKRLASSR, from the coding sequence ATGCAGCATCTACCCATTGAGACGATCACCTACGGCCGCAAGCCTGCCGCGGTGCCACCCGGCAAGCTGATCGAGGCGCATCTGCCGCTGGTCCGCAAACTGGCCTGGCATGTGCGCGGCATGGCGCCGGGGGTCATAGAGATCGAGGACCTGGTCCAGATCGGCATGGTCGCGCTGGTCGAGGCGGCGAACAATTACGAGGATCGCGGCCACGGCTTTGCCACCTATGCCAGCATGCGCATTCGCGGCGCGCTGATCGATCATCTTCGCGCCAACAGCAACATGTGCCGTTCCGCGATGGATTTCCGCAAGCAGCTGCGCCGGGTGCAGGAAAAGCTGGTGCGCGAACTCGGCCGCAACCCGACCGAGCAGGAGGTCGCCGCTGCGCTGGGCATGGACGCCGCCGAATTCCGCATGCGGTCCGATGCGGCGCAGGACGTGAAGTTCGAATCGATGGACGAGGTCTATTCCGAACATTCGATGTGGTTTGCCGATAGCGAGGATTCGGCCGAAACCCGCATGGAGGCGGACAATCTCAAGAAGCTGCTCAATGCCAGCATCGGCACGCTCAAGGAGCGCGAGCAGCTGATCCTGCAGCTGCATTATATCGAGGAGATGAACCTCGACGAAATCGGACTGGTGCTGGGCATCACCGCCGCGCGCGTGTGCCAGATCAAGAAGTCCGCGCTGGAAACGCTGCGCAAGCGGCTGGCCAGCTCGCGGTAA